The sequence ATGGGAAATAATCATCAGCATCTTCTGAACTTTCATTTTTTCCTGTAACGGTTTCTAATACCCAATAATATTTTGAGTTCTTTTTAGAATGTGTTCCCAGTACTTTTTCTTCTAAGAGTATTTTCATAAGTCGTATTTTGCTGTAGCAGAAGTTCTCAGGTCAGTAAATTCACCTCTTTCAAATTTCAGTTGTGCTACCATGGCAATCATCGCTGCATTATCGGTAGTATATTCAAACTTTGGAATGTAGATATTCCAGCCTAATCTTTCTTTGTTGTCTTCCATAGCCTTTCTTAATGCAGAATTGGCAGAAACCCCACCTGCAATGGCCACATCTTTTACATCAAGATCTTTAGCTGCTTTTTCAAGCTTATTCATTAGGATCTCAATAATACATTTCTGTACAGAAGCACAAAGGTCGTTGAGGTTTTCCTTAATGAAATCCGGATTTTTTCTAACTTCCTTCTGAATGAAGTATAAAACGGATGTTTTAATTCCACTGAAAGAGTAGTCGTAGTTCTCCAACTTTGGTTTATTGAACTTAAAAGCATCAGGATTTCCTTCTTTGGCAAGCCTGTCGATAATTGGTCCCGCTGGATAGTCCAGATCGAAGATTTTTCCAATTTTATCAAAAGCCTCTCCGGCAGCATCATCCGTTGTTTTCCCGATAATTTCCATATCAAAATAGTCCTTTACCAAAACAATCATGGTATGGCCACCACTTACGGTAAGGCATAGAAAAGGAAAAGTAGGCGGCACAGGATTTGCATCCTCGATGAAATGGGCCAGAATGTGAGCTTGAAGGTGATTAACTTCAATTAACGGAACATTAAGACTCATAGCCAGAGATTTAGCAAATGATGTTCCTACAAGAAGTGATCCCAAAAGTCCGGGGCCGCGTGTAAATCCTATAGCAGAGATTGCATTTTGTTGTATATTTGCTTTGGTAAAAGATTTTTCAACAACGGGGATTATATTTTGTTGATGGGCTCGCGAAGCCAATTCAGGAACCACGCCTCCATATTCTTTATGGATAGCCTGGTTCGCAGCAATATTTGAAAGAATAGAATTCCCCTTGATGATAGCTGCTGAGGTGTCGTCGCAAGACGATTCAATACCTAAAATTATAGAGTCGCTCATAATAATGGCAAAGTTAGAGAATAATAACGAGAATGAGAATAAAAAATCAGTAGCTGAAAACCTAGGGGATCAGGTACAGAAGACTGTTGAAAATGTAGAGGGAAAGGTACGGGAAACTGTAAAAGAGGCATCTGAACTAGCTTCAGACGCAATCAATCACCCTGTAGAAACCGCTGAAGAGTTTGGTAAACAGGCTATAAAGGATGTCACCAGCTATACCTGGTGGGCAAAGCTTCTCCTTATTCTTTTTTGGTTGGGCATTTTTCTTGTTGGAGGAATACTGATTACCATCAACCTTCCGGTTACCAAGCAATGGGCAGCAGATCAGGCTTTGAAGCTTGTAAACAATGATTTTAAATCCGGATTTTCTACCGAAAGTGTAGATGTCAACTATTTTGGAGATGTTACCATAAAAGGATTAAAAGTAAAAGATTATAAAGGGTTAGATTTTATTCAGGCTCGTGAATTTCGTGCAGATTCAGATTGGATATCTCTTGCAGCGAATGCCATTTCCGGAAAAAGCAATTCTTTAAGCTTTAATTCCCTTACCCTTGTAAATGCAGAGATAAAGGTCATTACCTATAAAGGGGACAGTATCTCCAACTTTGTCCGATTCACAGAATTATTTGATGACGGGAAGAAAAGAGATCCTAAAAAACCTCCTTTCCAGCTGAATTCAAGAGTACAGATCATAGATTCTAAAGTATCTATTGTTAATGAAAACTCTGAGGGAGATCATGGAAAATGGCTTACCGCCACAAAATTTAATTTAAAAGCTCCCAATGTTAAGGTCGTTGGTCCCAATATTACAGCACTTATTAATAATATGTCTTTTGTAACCTCCAGATGGGGAAAATCTCATATTGTAGATACCTTTTCAACAGAATTGTCTTTAACCAAACAGTTTTTATCATTAAAAGATCTTACTTTAAATACAGATCATACTTTGCTTCAGGGAGATATAAAATTCAATCTTCATGATGGTTCATGGGCAGATTTTGCAGATAAGGTTCGATGGGATATGAATATTAATCAAGGGAGCCAGGTGAGCGGATATGATATCCGTTATTTTGTAACCAACTGGGATAATATTAAGCCGTTCAACCTTTCAGGAAAAATGACAGGTCCTTTAAATAAATTCCATTTAGAGAACTTCCTGATCAGAAATCCTGATGTGAATATTGCCACCAAAACCATGAAGGTTGATAATTTGCTAAACGGTCACTTTTCTATTGAAACAAAAGATCTTTCTACCGATTTTACCTATAAAGATCTGAAGGCAATGATGCCTACATTCATCTCCAGCAAGATGAAAAATTTTGCAGATGATTTTGGAAAACTGAAGTATAATGGAACTGCTAAAGTAAATCCAGACCAAATCTATGTAGATAATGGAAATTTAATGACGGGAATAGGACAGGCAAAAATTTCTAAGCTTTCTTTAACAGGATACAGTACAGCAATGCCTAAATATTCAGGCCGCCTTGAGGTAAAAGACCTTAATACTTCTGTGATTACTAAGAATAAATCAGTTGGACTGATTTCCGGTAATTTTGATCTCAATGGGCAGAGTTTTGATGTAAATACAATGCGTCTTACCACCAAATCTCAGATTACCAGCATTGAAATTATGGATAAGGTCATCAATAATCTCTATTTGGACGGACTGTTAGATCACAAGAAGTACAATGGACTGATTACGGTTAACGATGAGCAAGCAAAAGCGACGATTAAAGGTTTAATAGATTTCAGTACCTCCAAAATTGCAATGGATGTTAATGCAGATGTTACTCTGCTAAACATGAATTATTTCACTAATAAACCTGGCAGCCAGATAGTAAGTGGACAGGTTGAAGGTAAAATGTCTATGTCATCCATTAATGATCTTACATTGGACGTTAATGCCAATAACCTTCATTTTGCAACGGCTACACAGAAATATGATATCCCTACAGCAAAATTAAAAACTTTCATTGAAGCCGGAGGACGTGTTATTGATGTGGATGCACCGGGAGCAGCTAACGGAAAGATTTCGGGTAAATATAATCTGGCGGATCTTGTAGGAA is a genomic window of Chryseobacterium nakagawai containing:
- the tsaD gene encoding tRNA (adenosine(37)-N6)-threonylcarbamoyltransferase complex transferase subunit TsaD; translated protein: MSDSIILGIESSCDDTSAAIIKGNSILSNIAANQAIHKEYGGVVPELASRAHQQNIIPVVEKSFTKANIQQNAISAIGFTRGPGLLGSLLVGTSFAKSLAMSLNVPLIEVNHLQAHILAHFIEDANPVPPTFPFLCLTVSGGHTMIVLVKDYFDMEIIGKTTDDAAGEAFDKIGKIFDLDYPAGPIIDRLAKEGNPDAFKFNKPKLENYDYSFSGIKTSVLYFIQKEVRKNPDFIKENLNDLCASVQKCIIEILMNKLEKAAKDLDVKDVAIAGGVSANSALRKAMEDNKERLGWNIYIPKFEYTTDNAAMIAMVAQLKFERGEFTDLRTSATAKYDL